A DNA window from Actinomadura coerulea contains the following coding sequences:
- the rnc gene encoding ribonuclease III — translation MSAKKNEPAPERAELTGALGVDVDDELLERALTHRSYAYENGGLPTNERLEFLGDSVLGLVVTDTLFRGHPDLPEGQLAKLRAAVVNMRALAGVARGLGVGAHIRLGRGEEGTGGRDKASILADTLEALIGAVYLDRGLGEASALVHRLFDALIKRSAGLGAGLDWKTSLQELTAVEELGVPEYHVAESGPDHQKTFRASVRVGGQTYGSGEGRSKKEAEQHAAEAAWNAIRELVVQREAAPAGAAQADGTAREAGQAAQAGA, via the coding sequence GTGAGCGCTAAGAAGAACGAACCCGCGCCGGAGCGCGCGGAACTGACCGGCGCGCTCGGCGTCGACGTGGACGACGAGCTGCTCGAACGCGCCCTGACACACCGTTCCTACGCCTACGAGAACGGCGGCCTGCCCACCAACGAGCGCCTGGAGTTCCTCGGCGACTCGGTGCTCGGCCTCGTCGTCACCGACACGCTGTTCCGCGGCCACCCCGACCTGCCCGAGGGGCAGCTCGCCAAGCTGCGCGCCGCAGTGGTCAACATGCGCGCCCTCGCCGGCGTCGCCCGCGGCCTCGGCGTCGGCGCCCACATCCGGCTCGGCCGCGGCGAGGAGGGCACCGGGGGCCGCGACAAGGCCTCGATCCTCGCCGACACGCTGGAGGCGCTGATCGGCGCCGTCTACCTCGACCGGGGCCTCGGCGAGGCGTCCGCCCTGGTGCACCGGCTCTTCGACGCGCTGATCAAGCGCTCGGCGGGCCTCGGCGCCGGCCTGGACTGGAAGACCTCGCTGCAGGAGCTCACCGCCGTCGAGGAGCTCGGCGTCCCCGAGTACCACGTCGCCGAGAGCGGCCCCGACCACCAGAAGACCTTCCGCGCCTCCGTGCGGGTCGGCGGCCAGACCTACGGGTCGGGCGAGGGCCGCAGCAAGAAGGAGGCCGAGCAGCACGCCGCCGAGGCCGCCTGGAACGCCATCCGCGAACTCGTCGTCCAGCGCGAGGCGGCCCCGGCTGGGGCCGCGCAGGCCGACGGCACGGCCAGGGAGGCCGGGCAGGCGGCGCAGGCCGGTGCCTGA
- the mutM gene encoding bifunctional DNA-formamidopyrimidine glycosylase/DNA-(apurinic or apyrimidinic site) lyase: MPELPEVEVVRRGLESWTTGRTIASAEVLHTRSVRRHPGGPADFAGRLAKRTMLAPRRRGKYLWIPLQAEEDDAPGEAVLAHLGMSGQLLVGEPGREREKHLRIRVEFDDDGLDLRFVDQRTFGHLMVADLVPDAFAEGALVPEPIVHIAADPLEDAFDAEAFYRALRRRKTGIKRALLDQSLVSGVGNIYADEALWRARLHWARPTETMTRADAARVLEAAREVMTAALEVGGTSFDSLYVNVNGESGYFERSLDAYGRRDEPCRRCGSPIRRDEFMNRSSYSCPVCQPRPRRARY, encoded by the coding sequence GTGCCTGAGCTTCCCGAGGTCGAGGTCGTCCGGCGCGGCCTGGAAAGCTGGACGACCGGCCGCACGATCGCGTCCGCCGAGGTCCTGCACACGCGGTCGGTGCGCCGCCACCCCGGAGGCCCCGCCGACTTCGCCGGGCGTCTCGCCAAGCGCACCATGCTGGCCCCCCGGCGCCGCGGCAAGTACCTGTGGATCCCGCTCCAGGCCGAGGAGGACGACGCCCCCGGCGAGGCGGTGCTCGCGCATCTCGGCATGAGCGGGCAGCTGCTCGTCGGCGAACCCGGCAGGGAACGCGAGAAGCACCTGCGGATCCGCGTCGAGTTCGACGACGACGGCCTCGACCTGCGCTTCGTCGACCAGCGGACGTTCGGGCACCTCATGGTCGCCGACCTCGTCCCCGACGCCTTCGCCGAGGGCGCGCTCGTGCCCGAGCCGATCGTGCACATCGCCGCCGACCCGCTGGAGGACGCCTTCGACGCGGAGGCCTTCTACCGCGCCCTGCGCCGCCGCAAGACCGGGATCAAGCGGGCCCTCCTCGACCAGTCCCTCGTCAGCGGGGTCGGCAACATCTACGCCGACGAGGCCCTGTGGCGCGCCAGGCTGCACTGGGCGAGGCCGACCGAGACGATGACCCGGGCGGACGCCGCGCGCGTCCTGGAGGCCGCACGAGAGGTCATGACGGCCGCCCTGGAGGTCGGCGGCACCTCCTTCGACAGCCTCTACGTGAACGTCAACGGTGAGAGCGGCTACTTCGAGCGGTCCCTGGACGCCTACGGGCGGCGGGACGAGCCCTGCCGCCGCTGCGGCTCGCCGATCCGCCGCGACGAGTTCATGAACCGCTCCTCCTACAGCTGCCCGGTGTGCCAGCCCCGCCCCAGGCGGGCACGGTACTAG
- a CDS encoding acylphosphatase produces MSEDDEIVRLTAWVRGRVQGVGFRWWVRARALELGLAGSATNLRDGRVEVVAEGPRAGCRRLLEMLDGDVPGGVPGRPGAVTGVVDRWSAPRGEASGFRER; encoded by the coding sequence ATGAGCGAGGACGACGAGATCGTGCGGCTCACGGCCTGGGTGCGCGGACGCGTCCAGGGCGTCGGGTTCCGCTGGTGGGTCAGGGCCCGGGCGCTCGAACTGGGCCTCGCCGGCAGCGCCACCAACCTCCGCGACGGCCGCGTCGAGGTCGTGGCCGAGGGCCCGCGCGCCGGCTGCCGCAGGCTTTTGGAGATGCTGGACGGCGACGTCCCAGGCGGCGTTCCCGGACGTCCCGGCGCTGTGACCGGCGTCGTCGACCGCTGGAGCGCCCCTCGCGGAGAGGCCTCCGGGTTCCGGGAACGCTGA
- the smc gene encoding chromosome segregation protein SMC yields MYLKTLTLRGFKSFASSTTLKFEPGITAVVGPNGSGKSNVVDALAWVMGEQGAKSLRGGKMEDVIFAGTSNRAPLGRAEVVLTIDNSDGALPIDYTEVTISRLMFRSGSSEYAINGDACRLLDIQELLSDSGIGREMHVIIGQGQLDRVLHSGPEGRRAVIEEAAGVLKHRKRKEKALRKLDAMQGNLTRVQDLTGELRRQLKPLGRQAEIARRAAVIQADLRDARLRLLADDLVTLRTRLEQEAADEAAIRERRTETERALAGAQEREAVLEAEEAEQAPRLAQVQDTWFQLSALKERLRGVADLAAERHRNAAEARGEERRGRDPEDMEREAAEIREQEEMLREALDEARDGLSDAVRERSAAEEALAAEERRLQSAARAAADRREELARLRGRVEALRSKAQAGRSEIGRLADAREEADQRAEAAQAEFEAFEAEVVEDPALAAEHEAAQEALAAAKDAAETARAAVDGPRRALKEARSAVGAARTADQTAQKRIAALQARIEALNLTLASAADGGEALLSAASDGSLGGVLGTVASLLNVRPGYETAIAAALGGAAEAVAVGSLDTAESALALLRSRDAGRAGLVVGGGAPVRGERVAGADYAIDAVSVPDSVRPAFEHLLRDVVVVEDVPAAAALVRGEASLRAVTRDGELVGAYWAQGGGAGGGQGLLQMRATLDQAAEDLAAAETAAAAAADGLTGAVEREQAAQAAVEAAEAAAGDARVGVDRAQAGLDRVRARLREFDAQAAQEAKRAARLEADVRAARGEAERLTKALDAAGESLERDTEAAEELAVRLAEAEEAAEVADEAGHDTEARDELNARCQELRTVEMEARLAVRTAEERVQAIAGRADALERGAHREREERARAAQLRARREEQARVARAVLRGARAALERIEHSLAAAVRRREAAEQAKAAREAELKVVRGQVRELSSTLERLVNVVHGNEVARAEQRLRLEQFEQRALEEFGLEVEALVSEYGPDQPVPPDPDKGEDARPAPYERAVQEKRAKTAERQLNQLGKVNPLALEEFSALEERHAFLTSQLEDLKKTQRELLGLVKEVDDRVQQVFATAYEDTAREFERIFARLFPGGEGSLSLTEPGDMLTTGVEVAARPPGKKVKRLSLLSGGERSLVAIAFLVAVFKARPSPFYVLDEVEAALDDTNTQRLITVFEELRESSQLIVITHQKRTMEGADALYGVSMRGDGVTQVVSQRLRDLD; encoded by the coding sequence GTGTATCTGAAGACTTTGACGCTGCGCGGTTTCAAGTCCTTCGCGTCCTCCACCACGCTCAAGTTCGAGCCGGGGATCACCGCGGTGGTGGGGCCCAACGGGTCCGGGAAGTCGAACGTCGTGGACGCGCTGGCCTGGGTGATGGGGGAGCAGGGCGCCAAGTCGCTGCGCGGCGGCAAGATGGAGGACGTCATCTTCGCCGGGACGTCCAACCGGGCGCCGCTGGGGCGCGCCGAGGTCGTGCTGACGATCGACAACTCCGATGGCGCGCTGCCGATCGACTACACCGAGGTCACGATCAGCCGGCTGATGTTCCGGTCGGGGTCGAGCGAGTACGCGATCAACGGTGACGCGTGCCGGCTGCTGGACATCCAGGAGCTGCTGTCGGACTCCGGCATCGGCCGCGAGATGCACGTGATCATCGGGCAGGGGCAGCTCGACCGGGTCCTGCACTCGGGACCGGAGGGGCGGCGGGCGGTGATCGAGGAGGCGGCGGGCGTCCTCAAGCACCGCAAGCGCAAGGAGAAGGCGCTCCGCAAGCTGGACGCGATGCAGGGCAACCTCACGCGCGTGCAGGACCTGACGGGCGAGCTGCGGCGGCAGTTGAAGCCTCTCGGACGGCAGGCGGAGATCGCGCGGCGGGCCGCGGTGATCCAGGCCGATCTGCGGGACGCCCGGCTGCGGCTGCTCGCCGACGACCTGGTCACGCTGCGGACGAGGCTGGAGCAGGAGGCCGCCGACGAGGCCGCGATCCGGGAGCGGCGCACCGAGACCGAGCGGGCGCTGGCCGGGGCGCAGGAGCGCGAGGCCGTCCTGGAGGCTGAGGAGGCGGAGCAGGCGCCGAGGCTCGCGCAGGTCCAGGACACCTGGTTCCAGCTGTCGGCGCTGAAGGAGCGGCTCCGCGGCGTCGCCGACCTCGCGGCCGAGCGGCACCGCAACGCCGCCGAGGCGCGCGGGGAGGAGCGGCGCGGCCGCGATCCCGAGGACATGGAGCGCGAGGCCGCCGAGATCCGCGAGCAGGAGGAGATGCTCCGCGAGGCGCTGGACGAGGCCCGCGACGGGCTCTCCGATGCGGTGCGGGAGCGGTCGGCGGCCGAGGAGGCGCTCGCCGCAGAGGAGCGGCGGCTCCAGTCCGCCGCCCGTGCCGCCGCCGACCGCCGCGAGGAGCTGGCGCGGCTGCGCGGCCGGGTCGAGGCGTTGCGCAGCAAGGCGCAGGCGGGACGGTCGGAGATCGGCCGGCTCGCGGACGCGCGGGAGGAGGCCGACCAGCGCGCCGAGGCCGCGCAGGCCGAGTTCGAGGCGTTCGAGGCCGAGGTCGTCGAGGATCCCGCGCTCGCGGCGGAGCACGAGGCCGCGCAGGAGGCGCTCGCCGCGGCCAAGGACGCCGCCGAGACCGCCCGCGCCGCCGTGGACGGCCCGCGCCGCGCGCTGAAGGAGGCCCGGTCGGCCGTCGGGGCGGCCCGCACCGCCGACCAGACGGCGCAGAAGCGGATCGCGGCCCTTCAGGCGCGGATCGAGGCCCTGAACCTGACGCTCGCCAGTGCCGCCGACGGCGGGGAGGCGCTGCTGTCGGCGGCCTCCGACGGGTCGCTCGGCGGGGTGCTGGGCACGGTGGCGTCGCTGCTGAACGTCCGGCCCGGGTACGAGACGGCCATCGCCGCCGCGCTCGGCGGCGCCGCCGAGGCCGTCGCGGTCGGGTCCCTGGACACCGCGGAGTCCGCTCTTGCGCTGCTGCGCTCACGCGACGCCGGGCGCGCCGGGCTGGTCGTCGGGGGCGGGGCGCCCGTGCGGGGCGAGCGGGTCGCCGGGGCCGACTACGCGATCGACGCGGTCAGCGTCCCGGACTCCGTGCGTCCCGCGTTCGAGCATCTGCTGCGGGACGTGGTCGTCGTCGAAGACGTTCCCGCCGCGGCCGCGCTGGTGCGCGGGGAGGCGTCGCTGCGGGCCGTCACGCGGGACGGGGAGCTCGTCGGGGCGTACTGGGCGCAGGGCGGCGGCGCGGGCGGGGGGCAGGGCCTCCTGCAGATGCGCGCGACGCTCGACCAGGCCGCCGAGGATCTCGCCGCGGCCGAGACCGCCGCTGCCGCCGCCGCCGACGGGCTCACCGGGGCGGTGGAGCGCGAGCAGGCCGCCCAGGCCGCCGTCGAGGCGGCCGAGGCCGCGGCCGGTGACGCCCGGGTGGGGGTCGACCGCGCGCAGGCCGGGCTCGACCGCGTCCGCGCGCGGCTGCGGGAGTTCGACGCGCAGGCGGCGCAGGAGGCCAAGCGCGCCGCCCGCCTGGAGGCCGACGTGCGGGCCGCGCGGGGCGAGGCCGAGCGGCTGACCAAGGCCCTCGACGCGGCGGGGGAGTCCCTCGAACGCGACACCGAGGCGGCCGAGGAGCTGGCGGTGCGGCTCGCCGAGGCCGAGGAGGCCGCAGAGGTCGCCGACGAGGCCGGGCACGACACCGAGGCGCGCGACGAGCTGAACGCCCGCTGCCAGGAGCTGCGCACCGTGGAGATGGAGGCGCGGCTCGCGGTCCGGACCGCCGAGGAGCGCGTCCAGGCCATCGCCGGACGCGCCGACGCGCTCGAACGCGGCGCCCACCGCGAGCGTGAGGAGCGCGCCCGCGCCGCGCAGCTCCGCGCCCGCCGGGAGGAGCAGGCCCGGGTCGCCAGGGCCGTCCTGCGGGGCGCCCGCGCGGCACTGGAGCGCATCGAGCACTCCCTCGCCGCCGCGGTGCGCCGCCGTGAGGCCGCGGAGCAGGCCAAGGCGGCGCGCGAGGCCGAGCTGAAGGTCGTCCGCGGGCAGGTGCGCGAGCTGTCCTCGACCCTCGAACGCCTCGTCAACGTCGTGCACGGCAACGAGGTCGCGCGCGCGGAGCAGCGGCTGCGGCTGGAGCAGTTCGAGCAGCGGGCCCTGGAGGAGTTCGGCCTGGAGGTCGAGGCGCTGGTGTCGGAGTACGGGCCCGACCAGCCCGTCCCGCCCGACCCGGACAAGGGCGAGGACGCGCGGCCCGCCCCGTACGAGCGGGCCGTCCAGGAGAAGCGCGCCAAGACCGCCGAGCGGCAGCTGAACCAGCTCGGGAAGGTCAACCCGCTCGCGCTGGAGGAGTTCTCCGCCCTGGAGGAGCGGCACGCGTTCCTCACCTCCCAGCTGGAGGATCTGAAGAAGACCCAGCGGGAGCTGCTCGGCCTCGTCAAGGAGGTCGACGACCGCGTCCAGCAGGTGTTCGCCACCGCCTACGAGGACACCGCCCGCGAGTTCGAGCGGATCTTCGCCCGGCTGTTCCCCGGCGGCGAGGGAAGCCTGTCGCTGACGGAGCCGGGCGACATGCTCACCACGGGCGTCGAGGTCGCGGCCCGCCCGCCGGGCAAGAAGGTCAAGCGGCTGTCGCTGCTGTCGGGCGGCGAGAGGTCCCTGGTGGCCATCGCGTTCCTCGTCGCCGTGTTCAAGGCGCGCCCGTCCCCGTTCTACGTGCTGGACGAGGTCGAGGCCGCGCTCGACGACACCAACACCCAGCGGCTCATCACGGTCTTCGAGGAGCTGCGCGAGTCGTCACAGCTGATCGTCATCACGCACCAGAAGCGCACCATGGAGGGCGCCGACGCCCTCTACGGCGTCAGCATGCGCGGCGACGGCGTCACCCAGGTCGTCAGTCAGCGCCTGCGCGACCTCGACTGA
- a CDS encoding helix-turn-helix domain-containing protein, with product MQAPRAVPHPEEARDPADLLDLMRRLQQWSGLPLSELEERMNADGVVAPSGLDALLSGRALPSRGLVTAFLATCGLVPDERTRWLRVYDRLCGPAAVEGDRRVAGRPALNRGPAAPPDPPLAPPPVQAPAPALASAPPSGSGSSGSGSSGSGSSGRHAASPPGPRHRKKSPRGNTDRRPVSLLVAAPAIITLGVVVTTLAGVFGGGGEGRPHRPQASPGAPRSATPPAGWYTIMPITGERTGDCLSILPDEELNPQLAQDKCVAEDRLQRIWLASVPSSAGTFQLKAWTPKGKLWCTTLDKKTERATLHMKSCGDDDPLQRFGLAPAGKPVKGGQPFNIVPEATRDHDMCMGVDIRISGGLETILASCGNTGVRGFLFTPAAEP from the coding sequence GTGCAGGCGCCGAGAGCGGTTCCGCATCCGGAGGAGGCGCGTGACCCGGCCGACCTGCTCGACCTGATGCGCCGCCTGCAGCAATGGTCCGGCCTGCCCCTTTCCGAGCTCGAGGAGCGGATGAACGCCGACGGTGTGGTCGCCCCCTCAGGGCTCGACGCGCTCCTCAGCGGGAGGGCGCTGCCGAGCCGAGGGCTGGTGACTGCTTTTTTGGCCACATGCGGCCTCGTTCCGGACGAGCGCACGCGGTGGCTGCGGGTCTACGACCGGCTGTGCGGCCCCGCCGCCGTGGAGGGCGACCGGCGCGTGGCGGGACGGCCGGCGCTGAACCGCGGCCCGGCTGCGCCTCCGGATCCTCCCCTCGCTCCTCCCCCCGTCCAGGCCCCGGCCCCCGCCCTTGCCTCCGCCCCGCCGTCCGGGAGCGGCTCCTCCGGGAGCGGCTCCTCCGGAAGCGGCTCCTCCGGGCGGCACGCGGCGTCGCCGCCGGGCCCGCGGCACCGCAAGAAGTCCCCGCGCGGGAACACCGACCGCCGGCCGGTGTCGCTGCTCGTGGCTGCGCCCGCGATCATCACGCTCGGCGTGGTGGTCACGACGCTGGCGGGGGTGTTCGGCGGTGGAGGCGAAGGCAGGCCCCACCGGCCGCAGGCCTCGCCGGGCGCGCCCAGGTCGGCGACGCCCCCCGCCGGGTGGTACACGATCATGCCCATCACCGGCGAGCGGACCGGCGACTGCCTGTCGATCCTCCCGGACGAAGAGCTCAACCCGCAGCTGGCACAGGACAAGTGCGTCGCGGAGGACAGGCTCCAGCGGATATGGCTCGCCTCCGTCCCCAGCAGCGCCGGGACGTTCCAGCTCAAGGCGTGGACGCCGAAGGGCAAGCTGTGGTGCACGACGCTCGACAAGAAGACCGAGCGGGCCACGCTGCACATGAAGTCGTGCGGGGACGACGATCCGCTGCAGCGGTTCGGGCTGGCGCCGGCGGGCAAGCCGGTGAAGGGCGGGCAGCCGTTCAACATCGTCCCGGAGGCGACCCGCGACCATGACATGTGCATGGGCGTCGACATCCGGATCAGCGGGGGGCTGGAAACGATCCTCGCCTCGTGCGGCAACACCGGAGTGCGCGGCTTCCTCTTCACCCCCGCCGCCGAGCCGTGA
- a CDS encoding sensor histidine kinase, translating to MRRSVETRVGTTFVLLMQLRVLVIGVTVVVDGHVRGDPWALGVLVLAAVVSGVVLAGWEKVVLRLFEQPALLAFDVLIGYAVLQVGGIFGPYFLVTVVTAGLAGLLYRWPVTALLCAQQAVLYYAALYRNAPADDGGGGVTMPLLVMLPVFYGVAALVGTVLRRLFDEHADAEETRWRMEAQAMAAEERTRLAREMHDSLTATLSGIALSANGLPSWVRKSPDRAEQEARRIATAAQVATREARSLIAELRDDSAGVPLVDAVRVLAGEWESRTGVPVRVDAEAGADLPAPARREMVTIVREALENVGRHAEASRVDIIAAVNAGELEVRVRDDGRGMPGRPDDPGWLEALARGGHYGLVGMHERARRAGGRLAVRSVPGGGTEVTASIPAAGPEPEPARAALGSR from the coding sequence TTGCGGCGTTCTGTCGAGACCAGGGTCGGGACCACGTTCGTCCTGCTGATGCAGCTGCGCGTGCTCGTCATCGGGGTGACCGTGGTGGTGGACGGGCACGTGCGCGGCGACCCCTGGGCGCTCGGCGTGCTCGTCCTGGCGGCCGTGGTCTCCGGGGTGGTGCTGGCGGGCTGGGAGAAGGTCGTCCTGCGGCTGTTCGAGCAGCCCGCGCTGCTGGCCTTCGACGTGCTCATCGGCTACGCGGTGCTGCAGGTGGGCGGGATCTTCGGCCCCTACTTCCTCGTGACGGTGGTGACCGCCGGCCTGGCGGGGCTGCTGTACCGATGGCCGGTCACCGCGCTGCTGTGCGCGCAGCAGGCCGTCCTGTACTACGCGGCGCTCTACCGCAACGCGCCCGCCGACGACGGCGGCGGGGGCGTCACCATGCCGCTGCTCGTCATGCTGCCCGTCTTCTACGGGGTCGCGGCGCTCGTCGGCACGGTGCTGCGCCGCCTGTTCGACGAGCACGCCGACGCCGAGGAGACGCGCTGGCGGATGGAGGCGCAGGCGATGGCCGCGGAGGAGCGCACCCGGCTGGCCCGCGAGATGCACGACTCGCTGACCGCGACGCTGTCCGGCATCGCCCTGTCGGCCAACGGCCTGCCGAGCTGGGTCCGCAAGTCCCCCGACCGCGCCGAGCAGGAGGCGCGGCGCATCGCCACCGCCGCCCAGGTCGCCACCCGCGAGGCGCGCTCGCTCATCGCCGAACTGCGCGACGACTCGGCAGGCGTCCCGCTGGTCGACGCCGTACGGGTGCTGGCGGGGGAGTGGGAGAGCCGCACCGGCGTCCCGGTGCGGGTGGACGCCGAGGCGGGCGCGGACCTCCCGGCGCCGGCCCGGCGCGAGATGGTCACGATCGTGCGTGAGGCGCTGGAGAACGTGGGGCGGCACGCGGAGGCGTCCCGCGTCGACATCATCGCGGCGGTCAACGCCGGCGAACTGGAGGTGCGCGTGCGCGACGACGGCAGGGGCATGCCCGGCAGGCCGGACGACCCCGGATGGCTGGAGGCGCTCGCCCGCGGCGGACACTACGGCCTCGTCGGCATGCACGAGCGGGCCAGGAGGGCGGGCGGCCGGCTGGCCGTGCGCTCCGTCCCGGGCGGCGGCACCGAGGTCACCGCGTCGATCCCCGCGGCGGGCCCGGAGCCCGAGCCCGCGCGCGCCGCGCTCGGGAGCCGGTGA
- a CDS encoding response regulator transcription factor: protein MDEPARYRVMVVDDNAFIRAGLTSALEATDDIEVVGEAGDGREAEEMAWRLVPDVVLLDVRMPRVDGVSAAAALSRTSRVIMLTQVEEPEVILSAVRNGAVGYLVHNTFTVDELAEAIRDTVRHRAHPLSHAASAALIDAARTGRPAAPAADPAEQRARFGLSAREVQVMDLIVRGHANHDIAAKLFLTEKTVKNYINRIYAKLGAPNRATAIVTWLGMPPGG, encoded by the coding sequence ATGGACGAACCCGCGCGGTACCGCGTCATGGTCGTGGACGACAACGCCTTCATCCGCGCCGGCCTCACCTCCGCGCTGGAGGCCACCGACGACATCGAGGTGGTGGGCGAGGCGGGCGACGGGCGCGAGGCCGAGGAGATGGCCTGGCGGCTCGTCCCCGACGTGGTGCTGCTCGACGTCCGGATGCCGCGCGTCGACGGGGTGAGCGCCGCCGCCGCGCTGAGCCGGACCAGCCGCGTGATCATGCTGACCCAGGTGGAGGAGCCCGAGGTGATCCTGTCGGCCGTCCGCAACGGCGCCGTCGGCTACCTCGTGCACAACACCTTCACGGTGGACGAGCTCGCCGAGGCGATCCGGGACACCGTCCGCCACCGGGCCCACCCCCTCTCGCACGCGGCCAGCGCCGCGCTCATCGACGCCGCGCGGACGGGCCGCCCTGCGGCGCCCGCGGCCGATCCGGCCGAGCAGCGCGCGCGCTTCGGACTTTCCGCCCGCGAGGTCCAGGTCATGGATCTGATCGTGCGCGGTCATGCGAATCACGACATCGCGGCCAAGCTATTTCTCACCGAGAAAACCGTCAAGAACTACATCAATCGCATTTATGCGAAACTCGGCGCGCCCAACCGGGCCACGGCCATCGTGACCTGGCTCGGGATGCCCCCCGGCGGCTGA
- a CDS encoding glycoside hydrolase family 16 protein → MTGGVLAAGCSFALAAAAEAPPGRTPARAVGSLERSAPAIAYGEPATAHGKPGPRAHEDTWDSERAKKRASTTAARRYRWGRPIASDGFRTFDRRAWEVYTGPGNGGRGRRVANAVTVRNGVLRITGKRNGDTGGVAWMKGAQKRGRWEARVKVSRGCACYNANLLLWPVGGGGGTDPQNGGGEIDWMETYGDKGLRNGTNFFLHYGPEKESQRLDSHLKIDLTKWHAFAVEWNSKGITGYVDGRRWFHTSKREALPPGKMGQAIQLDWFPQMTKLTTEGVSRTRDVTLSVDWIAMYRP, encoded by the coding sequence ATGACCGGCGGAGTGCTGGCCGCCGGCTGCTCGTTCGCGCTCGCCGCCGCCGCTGAGGCGCCCCCGGGCCGGACGCCCGCCCGCGCCGTCGGTTCCCTCGAGAGGTCCGCGCCCGCCATCGCCTACGGGGAGCCCGCCACCGCGCACGGGAAGCCGGGGCCGCGGGCCCACGAGGACACCTGGGACTCCGAGCGCGCGAAGAAGCGGGCCTCCACGACCGCCGCGCGACGGTACCGGTGGGGGCGTCCGATCGCCTCCGACGGCTTCCGTACTTTCGACCGCCGCGCGTGGGAGGTCTACACGGGACCGGGCAACGGCGGCCGCGGCCGCCGCGTCGCCAACGCGGTGACCGTCCGGAACGGCGTCCTGCGCATCACCGGCAAGCGCAACGGCGACACCGGAGGCGTCGCCTGGATGAAGGGCGCCCAGAAGCGCGGACGCTGGGAGGCCCGCGTCAAGGTGAGCCGCGGCTGCGCGTGCTACAACGCCAACCTGCTGCTGTGGCCGGTCGGCGGCGGTGGCGGCACGGACCCGCAGAACGGCGGCGGGGAGATCGACTGGATGGAGACCTACGGCGACAAGGGGCTGCGCAACGGGACCAACTTCTTCCTGCACTACGGGCCAGAGAAGGAGTCCCAGCGCCTGGACTCCCACCTGAAGATCGACCTGACGAAGTGGCACGCCTTCGCGGTGGAGTGGAACTCCAAGGGCATCACGGGCTACGTGGACGGGCGCAGGTGGTTCCACACCTCGAAGCGGGAGGCCCTGCCGCCCGGGAAGATGGGGCAGGCCATCCAGCTCGACTGGTTCCCGCAGATGACCAAGCTGACGACCGAGGGGGTCAGCCGGACGCGCGACGTGACCCTTTCCGTCGACTGGATCGCCATGTACCGGCCCTGA